Part of the Penicillium digitatum chromosome 4, complete sequence genome is shown below.
TTCCCTAGCTGGTTTACGGCTActtgagattctgtaaggatcgcagGGTTTCTATTGGGTAGCATCCGCTCCTAGCTAGCTAGATGAACCCTTTTCTCTGTGGGCTTACAAAGCCCTGGCAGTTGGCAACGTACAGTCCCTACGCAATATTGTCAACACCCCAAATTCTGCCGGCCAAGTACCGGTAAGGGAGAAAGGGCGGTATGTCAGTTTAGAGAGGCGGTATAATCAATCAGGAAGGCGGTAGCAGAAGGCTGTTGGGAATCACTGAAAACTCTGGTGTGGCCAAGCACTTGGCCATGTGGCCGAAGTATGGTTGCCTCAAGAACCGGGAGTATGCAAACCCTGCAATCCTCACAGGAGCACACCGCGGTTTCAAAGCCCTTGTGGCATCAAAGGCCGTCACGACATCCATGAACGAGGCAGATGACGTTCAATAACGATCCCCCATCGCACTTGGTTGGTAAAGTTATTTCAGCGCGACAGAGTCTACACCATAGACTGCATTAACAAACCAAAAGGTGCTTTAGGCTCGCCAGCGATTGGTGCGGAAATCAGGGGCCGGGCCAAGCTGGCCTGATGAGCTGGCTGTCGTAGTTTCCTACTTTCTTGTTCATGTGCATTTAAGCCGGTGGATACAAAAGCGGCTGTCCAGTGTCGGATGCAACTTACTTTTTGACATGATGCTCTTCGTTGTAATGCCGAAGTCTAACCGTTACAAGTTTACCCCAGTTTCCCTGCACTTCCAATTTTGTTCATGACGCCTGCATTGCTCCTGAAAATGTGTACCAATGGTGGAAAGCTATCAACTCCATGCGCATAATTTTCATCGATGCGTGTGCCTTCTTTGACCATACGAGCTGTGAGAGCAAGACATCTTGATAACTCAAGATAATGTCAAATATTTGTACAAATGGAATGGAAGATGCTTCGCCGTCTAACAAACATGTTAGTGACAAGACCAACAAGTTGACACTCCGAGAAGCCCCTAtgcagtacaacatacacaaTCCACTTGTAGTTGAAGGGATTGATCTGACCCTTCGCCCCCACATATAACAATCAGTTGTGGTCTGCGCTTACTTCCACAAAAtgcaattaaaaaaaatctagCTAACTTTGCCTTAAGCCTAAGAGACGCCTACTATTCCTCTTTTGGTTCGATGAAACTTGTTTATCTGAAACACGAGTGACGGGAGTTGATTAGCTGTCGTCTGATTGAAAGTAAAGAAGATGTGTATGCTCAAAAATTGGCCATCGGAGCTGGGCCCTCGGCTGGAACATTACAATACGTAAGATATTTAAGCGAAGTCGGATATCCTGCAGAGAGCAAACTGACCGCCAAACAACCAGATCTGAGCTCAAAAAGGGTCGAAATGGGAGTTGATACTCAATGTTTGCTAGATACGCAAGACCGATTTCAGGTCCTACTCGCAGCATCCCTTCGCAGAGGCCCCGGAGACCACGAATCTAGAAAGGCTAGCTGAGCTGAAGACGATTGATTTGGCAGCACTCCAACCATGATGACAGGAGGCGTTCAGTGAGGTCGAGATCGGCTCGGACCGAGAAGTGGCAAGAGGCGGGCCGGGGCTGTACGGTCGAAGTCCGACGCTGTCGTGTATGTACGCGGATGCCGGAATACATCCGGACATATGGTCCACTTGGGCACCGCTCTTTTCGTTCTCGACGACGTCCTGTAGATGATCGACATTCGACTAATCCAGGAGGGATCGCTGGATCGGTGATCTGTTGAGGTAGTTGAGCTTGTCAACATTTCCAACACCCTTGGCTTAATTTCCGAGTCTATACATCAAGGACCAAACGATAATTGAGGATTCAACATCCGCCAAAATCAGTTGTGATAGAAAGTATGTCAGCTTTGAAGGCAATCTAAAAAAGTTCAGTAGTAATTAAAAAACCCCTCCTGATCATGCACGCCATAATACACCCGGCCACCGAGTCCAAGCGAAGGGGATTGCGCTTTATCATCACTAGCTAATTGGACGTCGTGATAACAACAAGAACAACACAAAAAAACCGGCCGGCCAAGGATCCGGCAAGCCCAGGAGAAACGTACCCTTTCCGCCTCTTACCCACAAGGGAAAAAAGCGCTCACCTTCAACAACATCAGCGCTAAGTGCAGGAGTGGAAATCATCCACCAAGGGCGATTATCGGAGATGGATCGTATGATGTATCTGTCAAGCAAAAGAGGGTCTAAATCTTTCTAGCGCGCCCGACGAACATTCACCACGTATGCCTAGTTTTGACCACCGCCAAAACCCCCCGTTCTACTCCATCGGGAAAAAAAGTGCTAGAGGCCTTAGATGACGTCACTGGAGAAATTAAGTTAAGCACCAAGTTTTTCCGTCGGGGCGATTTTAAGGTTAACGAAATTCACTGTCATTCCACCAAGGTATCTGATATTTTTGGCATTAGAACTTTAGATCAACAGATTTAACAGATTGAACAGATTGAACAGATTGAACAAAGTATAATATCTATTCCGACGAAAATCCGACCAAAGGTCAAAAGTCTCCGACAAGCTTTAACTTCGGAGGAATTCCACCACTTGCACCATCTCAAAAATCTGGTTTAGTGGAGACTTGGCTCGGAGGAGCATCCTCCGTAGTCTAGCTGAACAGGAAATTCCAGAGTTCCACGGACCTTCCAGAAGATAGCCGGATGGCTCGGCAATGCTAGTGATAAGGCTCGATGGCTACTTGCCGATCTACGTGCTGCAGAATTCTCTGGTCACAACTTTAATGCGTTTGATAATCGTTTGATCCACACCAAGCAGAAACTTCACTGGCACTGCCGTGTTGACAACGGACGGGTAACGGCACAGCTCAGGTACCAGACGCTGATAAATCCTGGACAGGTAAAATTTGAAAATTGGAGAAGCTATTTGATTTAAAAAGGGTGCCATCTGTCTTGTGCTCTTTCACACCATCTTGTTTTGACGCAAAATCACATTAACAACACCGGCATTATGAGCGTCACGTTTGAGGTTTTCCGCGGCTCCAAGGAGGGCAAGATCGTGGCCGACAAGACCACCCGCACCCTACAGCCTAATGAGGTCTACATCGAGACAACACACTCCGGTCTCTGCGGCACAGATGAGCACTTCCTCTCATCCGGCATGGCTCTCGGTCACGAGGGTGTCGGTATCGTTCGCCAGCTCGGCTGTGACGTCACTAATGTCAAGGTTGGAGCGCGCGTCGGATACGGATATACGCATTACGTGTGTGGAAACTGTGACAAGTGCTTGACGGGTACGGATTCCAACTCCAAAACAAGATCAACATCGTACTAAACCAATAATCAACCAGGCTGGGACCAATACTGTGAGCATAAGAAAGAATACGGCTCACACGACCACGACTTGGGCTCCTTCAGCGGCGGCGTCGTTTGGGACGCCGGATGTGTTGTCCCTATCCCGGATGGCTATGACTCTGCCGACGCCGCGCCCTTGATGTGCGCCGGTGCTACCGTCTGGACCTGTTTGACGGAGTACGGCGTCAAGCCGACAGACCGTGTGGCCATCATGGGCATCGGTGGCCTGGGCCACCTGGCCATCAAGATCGCCTCGGCGATGGGTTGCAACGTCGTTGTTTTATCTAGCTCGGATGCGAAGCGTGAAGAGGCCTTTGGGTTCGGCGCGTCGGAGTACCACGTATTCCGCAAGGGTGAGGAACTGAAGGACTTCAAGCCTGTGAACCACCTGCTGCTCTGTGGCAGCGCCAACGTCGACTACACGAGCCTCATCCCGCTGATGGATGTGCATGGCTCGATCTACCCCCTAACGGTCGACTTGACCCCCTCTCCCGTTCCCCTTCTGTTCATGAATAACAAGGGCATCCGTATCCAGGGTTCTCTTGTTGCGTCGCGTAAGAGTCTGCGCACATTGGTTCAATTTGTTGCCGATAAGAAGATTACCCCGACTACCATGACCTTCCCCTTGACCAAAGATGGTGTCGAGGCTGCTATGCAGACACTGCGTGATGGAAAAATGAGATACCGCGGTGTTCTGGTTCGGTAGTGAGCGAGGATGATGAGTATCGATAAAGAGGCTTGAAACAGCCGGCATGTATTATTAGATTCACACTATTAGCCGAAAATTCATAGACATGGCAAGTGTAGTTAATTAAAAGACATCAGCGAAAGTGAGCAGAAACCTCGTTGCCAGGCCCATCAATATTATGGTGGCCGACGTAGCTGACCATTATAAAGCTGCACATTGTTAGACCTGCAGGTAGACGTTCTCGGGATTTCTACAAATAGAAGAACCGTGCAGAAGTGTCAGAAATAAAACAACATCGTAGTATTTTAGCGACGTTGAGATTCAAACGGGGGTGTAGACTCCAGACTGCGATGCGGTATAGCCATCAGTTTTCAAATCCCGTTTAAGGAGGCACTCGATTCCTGAATGCTCTGATTTAGAACGACAGAAAAACTCAGACCTCTTCTCAGAGGATGTCCCTTATTGAAGGCCACCAACCTAGTGTCGACGCACCGAAAACCCTCTGCTAGAGATATAATCTCCAGTCTTACTCACGAAGTGTCAGTATCAGGGCAGATCAGACTACTGGGTTTGTTCCTTATGAGGGCTTGACTCTGCATATGCTGACACTGGCGATAATTCAAGAGCCTCTGTCAAGTTTAGTAAGACCAATCCTCAAATTCTATGATCGTCGCCAAGTCTAGGGGAGCATATGAGTTCCACGGTTGGTAGGATAGGATAGCCTCACCAAAAGTCATAGGCGCGAAGCAAGAACAGGCTATTGTGTAACGATT
Proteins encoded:
- a CDS encoding Alcohol dehydrogenase, putative codes for the protein MSVTFEVFRGSKEGKIVADKTTRTLQPNEVYIETTHSGLCGTDEHFLSSGMALGHEGVGIVRQLGCDVTNVKVGARVGYGYTHYVCGNCDKCLTGWDQYCEHKKEYGSHDHDLGSFSGGVVWDAGCVVPIPDGYDSADAAPLMCAGATVWTCLTEYGVKPTDRVAIMGIGGLGHLAIKIASAMGCNVVVLSSSDAKREEAFGFGASEYHVFRKGEELKDFKPVNHLLLCGSANVDYTSLIPLMDVHGSIYPLTVDLTPSPVPLLFMNNKGIRIQGSLVASRKSLRTLVQFVADKKITPTTMTFPLTKDGVEAAMQTLRDGKMRYRGVLVR